In a genomic window of Bacteroidetes bacterium SB0662_bin_6:
- a CDS encoding ATP-binding protein, whose translation MIPRNEHETALRGLLQQFPVVGIVGARQVGKTTLARRLVSDRKSPVHFFDLEDPTHEAALADPKLALESLRGLVVIDEVQRRPGLFPLLRVLVDRPGNAARFLVLGSASPDLLRQSSETLAGRIAYYELPPFRMDEVGENMAERLWLRGGFPNSFLAADDTQSFVWRTAFVRTFLERDLPQLGFSVPAETMRRFWTMLAHYHGNRWNSAEPGRALGATSPTISAWLDMLVDALIVRKLPPWYENLKKRQVKAPKIYIGDTGLLHALLGIDAKEILMGHPKSGASWEGFAMQEIARILGVAWDQCYYWATHQGAELDLLIMKNGQRIGFEFKRTSAPAMTRSMHSALDDLKLDRLFVIFPGDTRFPLHERVEATGLSLACAEGLGPS comes from the coding sequence ATGATACCACGCAACGAACACGAAACAGCCCTTCGCGGCCTCCTGCAGCAGTTTCCTGTCGTCGGCATCGTTGGCGCCAGACAAGTCGGCAAAACCACGCTCGCCCGGCGCCTTGTCAGCGACCGGAAGTCTCCGGTCCATTTTTTCGATCTGGAAGACCCAACGCACGAAGCGGCGCTCGCCGACCCGAAGCTCGCGCTCGAATCCTTGCGCGGGCTGGTCGTCATCGACGAAGTGCAACGCCGGCCCGGACTCTTTCCCCTGCTGCGGGTACTCGTAGACCGCCCCGGCAACGCCGCCCGCTTTCTCGTGCTCGGCAGTGCAAGCCCGGACCTGTTGCGCCAATCCTCGGAGACGCTTGCCGGACGCATCGCGTACTATGAACTGCCGCCGTTTCGCATGGACGAGGTCGGCGAAAATATGGCGGAAAGACTCTGGTTGCGCGGAGGGTTTCCCAACTCGTTTCTTGCCGCAGACGACACGCAGAGCTTTGTCTGGCGCACCGCATTCGTCCGCACCTTTCTCGAACGCGACCTGCCGCAACTCGGATTTTCGGTTCCCGCCGAAACCATGCGCCGCTTCTGGACCATGCTGGCGCACTATCACGGCAACCGCTGGAACAGCGCCGAACCCGGACGCGCCCTCGGCGCGACCAGCCCCACAATCAGCGCCTGGCTCGACATGCTCGTCGATGCGCTGATCGTGCGCAAATTGCCGCCGTGGTACGAAAATCTGAAAAAGAGACAGGTCAAGGCGCCCAAAATATATATCGGCGATACCGGACTGCTCCATGCCTTGCTTGGAATCGACGCTAAAGAAATACTCATGGGGCATCCCAAGTCCGGCGCATCCTGGGAAGGATTCGCAATGCAGGAGATCGCCCGCATACTGGGTGTCGCCTGGGACCAGTGTTACTACTGGGCAACCCATCAGGGAGCGGAACTGGACCTTCTGATAATGAAGAACGGACAGCGAATCGGCTTTGAATTCAAGCGCACAAGCGCGCCCGCCATGACGCGCTCCATGCATTCGGCCCTGGACGATCTCAAGCTCGACCGCCTCTTCGTCATCTTCCCGGGAGATACCCGCTTTCCCCTGCACGAACGGGTAGAAGCGACAGGGCTGTCCCTTGCCTGCGCCGAAGGGCTTGGACCGTCTTGA
- a CDS encoding repressor LexA, whose amino-acid sequence MSRKKLTSKQYEFLRYISGYVRVHRVWPTYRQIAAHFGFRSPNSVTQNLEALWKKEFLTRGSRGYRLINEDDFLTSAAGIPVRGIISAGQLQEAVDADLGTITLETLFPNLDRIFAIRVSGQSMIGADIHDGDYVLLVDDDIPNGGIGAILYNGETSLKRVYYDEHGLRLEPANEEYEDIRIKPDIFEEVRVLGRYVGHVNHSGIHHTYGPPRSYPA is encoded by the coding sequence ATGAGCCGTAAAAAGCTGACATCGAAGCAATACGAATTTCTCCGTTATATCTCGGGGTACGTGCGTGTCCACCGGGTGTGGCCCACCTACCGTCAGATTGCCGCGCATTTCGGGTTCCGGTCCCCCAACAGCGTCACCCAGAACCTCGAAGCCCTCTGGAAGAAGGAATTTCTCACGAGGGGTAGCCGGGGATACCGCCTCATCAACGAAGACGACTTTCTGACAAGCGCGGCGGGCATTCCCGTGCGCGGCATTATATCGGCGGGACAGTTGCAGGAAGCCGTCGATGCGGATCTGGGGACTATTACGCTCGAGACGCTCTTTCCCAATCTCGATCGCATTTTTGCGATCCGCGTATCGGGGCAATCGATGATCGGCGCCGACATTCATGACGGCGATTATGTGCTGCTGGTAGACGACGATATTCCCAACGGAGGCATCGGCGCCATTCTCTACAATGGCGAGACGTCTCTGAAGCGGGTATACTACGATGAGCACGGGTTGCGCCTCGAACCGGCCAACGAGGAATACGAGGACATCCGCATCAAACCGGATATTTTCGAGGAAGTCCGGGTGCTGGGACGATACGTAGGGCATGTGAACCATAGCGGCATTCACCATACGTACGGCCCGCCTCGCAGTTATCCGGCATGA
- the acnA gene encoding aconitate hydratase AcnA, whose protein sequence is MKKDPFGARETFDTGSGNAYLYRLDRLADHGFGGLDRLPFSIKVLLEAVVRECDGRAVTEQDVERLATYDPKGPAREEIPFVPARVLLQDFTGVPAVVDLAALRSAVARLGGNTDAINPRVPVHLVIDHSIQVDHFGTHEALRLNSDIEFRRNRERYAFLRWGQQAFENFSVVPPSGGICHQVNLEYIARGVWTRPEDGLEVAYPDSLVGTDSHTTMINGLGVLGWGVGGIEAEAAMLGQPICMLMPEVIGFRMTGRLPEGATATDLVLTVTRRLRAYGVVGRFVEFFGPGLDHMSIPDRATISNMSPEYGATMGFFPVDGITLDYMLRTGREPALIDMVERYAKEQGLFRTADTPDPEFLDVLELDLGEVVPGVAGPKRPQDLIPVPELGKTFAATLTAPAGPQGFGLSPDALTRTGRYRDDQENDMPLRHGDVAIAAITSCTNTSNPSVMIGAGLVAKHAVERGLQVPPYVKTSLAPGSRVVTRYLHEAGLLPYLNQLGFNLVGYGCTTCIGNSGPLPEPVTEAIREGDLVVAGVLSGNRNFEGRIHPHVQANFLASPPLVVAYALAGTVDIDLMNDPIGTDSAGNDVYLRDIWPSSGEILDAIREVVTPELFRDEYEGIETSSETWNAIQTAEGSLCEWDDASTYIQEPPYFVDMDPETPAIQEIRGARVLAKLGDSTTTDHISPAGSIARDAPAGKYLTERGVAAHAFNSYGSRRGNHEVMIRGTFANIRIKNLLVPGTEGGITRYFPTNETMSIYDAAMKYADAGVPLVVLGGKDYGMGSSRDWAAKGTLLLGVKATLVENYERIHRSNLIGMGVLPLEFREGETAASLGLTGEETFDIPVNDQVAPRQEFEVTATKPDGTQTTFQAVVRLDTDVEVDYYRNGGILHYVLRDYLRREQVEA, encoded by the coding sequence ATGAAAAAAGACCCCTTCGGCGCTCGCGAAACCTTCGATACGGGATCGGGCAATGCGTACCTCTACCGGCTCGACCGCCTTGCCGACCATGGCTTCGGCGGACTGGACCGCTTGCCGTTCTCCATCAAAGTGCTGCTCGAAGCGGTGGTCCGGGAATGCGACGGGCGCGCCGTCACGGAACAGGATGTCGAACGCCTCGCCACGTACGATCCGAAGGGGCCGGCCCGCGAGGAGATTCCCTTCGTGCCTGCCCGTGTCCTGCTGCAGGATTTCACGGGGGTGCCGGCGGTGGTGGATCTCGCCGCACTGCGCTCCGCAGTAGCGCGGCTTGGGGGAAATACGGACGCCATCAATCCGAGGGTGCCCGTTCATCTGGTGATCGACCATTCTATTCAGGTGGATCATTTCGGAACGCACGAGGCGCTCCGCCTCAACTCGGACATCGAGTTTCGCCGCAATCGGGAACGGTACGCTTTTCTGCGCTGGGGACAGCAGGCCTTCGAGAATTTCTCGGTGGTGCCCCCCTCCGGCGGCATCTGCCACCAGGTCAATCTCGAATATATCGCCCGGGGCGTCTGGACGCGCCCCGAAGACGGGTTGGAGGTCGCCTACCCGGATTCCCTCGTCGGGACGGACAGCCATACGACCATGATCAACGGGCTCGGCGTGCTCGGCTGGGGCGTCGGGGGTATAGAGGCGGAAGCGGCCATGCTGGGGCAGCCGATCTGCATGCTCATGCCGGAAGTGATAGGATTCCGGATGACGGGCCGCCTTCCCGAAGGCGCTACGGCCACCGACCTGGTGCTGACCGTCACGCGCCGCCTGCGCGCATACGGCGTCGTGGGCCGGTTCGTGGAATTTTTCGGCCCCGGCCTCGATCACATGTCCATCCCGGACCGCGCCACCATTTCCAACATGTCGCCGGAATACGGCGCGACCATGGGATTCTTCCCCGTGGACGGAATTACGCTGGACTACATGCTTCGCACGGGCCGCGAGCCGGCGCTCATCGACATGGTGGAACGATACGCGAAGGAGCAAGGGCTTTTCCGTACCGCAGACACCCCCGATCCGGAATTTCTCGATGTCCTGGAGCTCGATCTCGGGGAGGTCGTGCCCGGCGTCGCCGGACCGAAACGCCCGCAGGACCTGATCCCCGTGCCGGAACTCGGCAAAACCTTCGCCGCTACGCTTACCGCCCCTGCCGGACCCCAGGGATTCGGCCTTTCTCCGGACGCGCTGACGCGCACCGGCCGGTACCGGGACGATCAGGAAAACGACATGCCCCTGCGGCACGGCGATGTGGCCATCGCCGCCATCACCAGTTGCACGAATACGAGCAATCCGTCGGTGATGATCGGCGCCGGTCTGGTGGCGAAACACGCCGTGGAACGCGGGCTTCAGGTGCCGCCGTACGTCAAGACGAGTCTGGCGCCCGGCTCTCGCGTCGTAACCCGCTATTTGCATGAGGCCGGGCTGCTTCCGTACCTGAATCAACTGGGATTCAACCTGGTGGGATACGGCTGCACGACCTGCATCGGCAATTCGGGGCCGTTGCCGGAACCCGTGACCGAAGCGATCCGCGAGGGTGATCTCGTCGTGGCCGGCGTGCTTTCGGGCAACCGGAATTTCGAGGGCCGCATTCACCCGCATGTGCAGGCCAATTTCCTCGCCTCTCCGCCGCTCGTCGTGGCGTATGCGCTGGCCGGTACCGTCGATATCGACCTGATGAACGACCCCATCGGCACGGACTCGGCGGGCAACGACGTATACCTGCGCGACATCTGGCCGTCCTCCGGGGAAATTCTCGATGCGATCCGGGAAGTCGTCACCCCCGAACTGTTCCGGGACGAATACGAAGGCATCGAAACGTCCAGCGAGACGTGGAACGCCATTCAGACGGCCGAAGGCTCTCTTTGCGAATGGGACGACGCCTCGACCTACATTCAGGAGCCGCCCTACTTTGTGGATATGGACCCGGAAACACCTGCCATTCAGGAAATCAGGGGCGCCCGGGTGCTTGCGAAACTGGGCGATTCAACCACCACGGATCACATTTCGCCCGCAGGCTCCATTGCCCGCGACGCGCCTGCCGGGAAATACCTGACGGAGCGGGGCGTGGCGGCGCACGCGTTCAATTCGTACGGATCGCGCCGCGGAAACCACGAGGTGATGATTCGCGGGACGTTCGCCAACATCCGCATCAAAAACCTGCTGGTTCCGGGGACGGAGGGCGGCATCACGCGGTACTTCCCTACGAACGAAACGATGTCCATCTACGACGCCGCGATGAAATACGCCGACGCGGGCGTGCCGCTGGTCGTGCTGGGCGGCAAGGATTACGGGATGGGATCGAGCCGGGACTGGGCGGCGAAAGGCACGCTCCTGCTCGGCGTCAAGGCGACCCTTGTGGAAAATTACGAACGCATCCACCGGTCGAACCTGATCGGCATGGGCGTGCTTCCCCTGGAATTCCGCGAGGGCGAAACCGCTGCGAGCCTCGGGCTGACGGGCGAAGAAACCTTCGACATCCCCGTGAACGACCAGGTGGCGCCCCGGCAGGAATTCGAAGTCACGGCCACGAAACCCGACGGAACACAGACGACCTTCCAGGCCGTGGTCCGCCTCGACACCGACGTCGAAGTCGATTACTACCGGAACGGCGGCATCCTCCACTACGTGCTCCGGGACTATCTGCGGCGCGAGCAAGTAGAGGCATGA
- a CDS encoding helix-hairpin-helix domain-containing protein, producing the protein MRLLHRLQQRLSLTRHEAMALSCLSGLLIIGIIVRQVQQQAILLPPDAYDELDRIFFERSGMQIGGAADTTSPALAASASEADSGKYEAAATASSTREPPGEPSGSGALHIDINRAGASELEKLPRIGPKTAERILAFRDAYGAFRSADDLQQVKGIGPKTLELLRPHVYAGAHPPSVDSSSGDSSAEP; encoded by the coding sequence ATGCGACTGCTTCATCGCTTGCAGCAACGGCTGAGCCTGACGAGACACGAGGCCATGGCGCTCTCGTGTCTGTCCGGATTGCTCATTATCGGCATTATTGTACGTCAAGTCCAGCAACAGGCCATATTGCTGCCGCCGGATGCCTACGACGAACTGGACCGCATCTTTTTCGAGCGGTCGGGGATGCAAATCGGCGGCGCGGCGGATACGACTTCGCCGGCGCTTGCAGCCTCCGCCAGCGAAGCGGATTCCGGCAAGTACGAGGCCGCAGCGACGGCCTCCTCGACCCGCGAACCCCCCGGCGAGCCATCCGGTTCGGGAGCGCTGCACATCGACATAAACCGGGCGGGCGCATCGGAACTCGAAAAACTGCCCCGTATCGGACCGAAGACGGCCGAACGCATTCTTGCGTTTCGCGACGCCTATGGAGCGTTTCGCTCGGCAGACGATCTGCAACAGGTGAAGGGTATCGGACCAAAAACCCTCGAACTCCTGCGGCCCCATGTTTACGCAGGAGCGCATCCCCCATCCGTCGACTCGTCTTCCGGCGATTCATCGGCCGAACCATAG
- a CDS encoding VOC family protein, with the protein MSRAGRVYPSGLFFVPYFFHQTLSGTAIMAEHQQSGRFVWYDLITTDTEAAIEFYGNIIGWGTEAFEGGPGPYTMLTNNGMPFGGLMEIEPEMGEIPPHWLPYISTPDVDETVGQIQELGGNIHVPPQDVPGAGRFAIATDPQGGVFAVFASTTGEPDMEAQPGVGEFSWHELATSDYQAAFDFYQALFGWEITSEMDMGDSGIYRMYGQNDLVYGGIFTKLDSMPGPPPPWWALYISVEDIDRSVEDVAEHGGRVVMGPMEVPGGGWIAHCVDPQGARFALHS; encoded by the coding sequence ATGAGTCGAGCCGGACGGGTGTATCCGTCCGGTTTGTTTTTTGTCCCGTATTTCTTTCACCAAACGCTGTCCGGCACCGCAATTATGGCAGAACACCAGCAGTCGGGTCGTTTCGTATGGTACGACCTGATCACCACCGACACTGAAGCGGCAATAGAATTTTACGGAAACATCATCGGTTGGGGAACCGAGGCATTCGAGGGCGGCCCCGGGCCCTACACGATGCTCACCAATAACGGGATGCCCTTCGGCGGTCTCATGGAGATCGAACCGGAAATGGGGGAGATTCCGCCCCACTGGCTTCCCTACATTTCCACGCCGGACGTGGATGAGACGGTCGGACAAATCCAGGAATTGGGCGGGAATATCCACGTTCCGCCGCAGGACGTTCCGGGCGCGGGCCGTTTTGCCATAGCCACCGACCCGCAGGGCGGGGTTTTTGCGGTGTTCGCATCGACCACGGGAGAGCCGGACATGGAAGCGCAGCCGGGAGTCGGCGAGTTTTCCTGGCACGAACTGGCCACCTCGGATTACCAGGCCGCTTTCGATTTCTACCAGGCCCTGTTCGGTTGGGAGATCACGAGCGAAATGGATATGGGCGATTCAGGCATCTATCGCATGTACGGTCAGAACGATCTTGTCTACGGGGGCATATTCACCAAACTCGACAGCATGCCCGGTCCGCCGCCTCCCTGGTGGGCGTTATATATCTCGGTGGAAGACATTGACCGGAGCGTCGAAGATGTCGCGGAACACGGCGGCAGGGTGGTCATGGGGCCGATGGAAGTGCCCGGCGGGGGCTGGATTGCCCATTGCGTGGATCCGCAGGGCGCCCGTTTCGCGCTGCACTCTTAA
- a CDS encoding hydantoinase/oxoprolinase family protein, with protein sequence MTERIGIDTGGTFTDFVHLKDGAPVIRKTATTPDDQSRAVGEGVRLLGAGEAAAIAHGTTTATNALLEHRGARCALVTTRGFRDVLAIGRQNRPALYALSQRRPPPLVPEDLRFEVTERVAADGSILTPLDEREVAELGETLQHLDVAGVAIVFLFSFLYPEHERKAAEILKGYLPDARFSLSADILPEYREYERTAATVVNVYVQPIVARYLDRLERAVAPRRVRIMQSNGGVIGTKQAARRSARLVLSGPAGGVVGAFRLAGTALGEKAPKILTLDMGGTSTDVALCPGEIPRTAESAIAGLPLRLPSVDIHTVGAGGGSIAHADAAGALHVGPESAGAVPGPACYGRGGDAPTVTDANVTLGRILPDRFLGGDFALDAGTARDAVEKLGRSLGLSLHQTALGIVRIANASMERALRRVSVERGYDPKDYTLVPFGGAGPLHACELADALSIRRILLPPQPGVLSALGLLMADIVYDTSVSAPDDTTGLEALYAQETERILNVFAGEDGGTPAIETLADMRYRGQSYELTVPMDPASPERARERFHEQHARRYGYAMRDAVVEIVTLRVRGTAAGAEVVLPQDTDRAGASETSEAAQVGETPVVLDSGEEVMAALYDRDRLRCGHAFDGPAVVAQYDATVFVPPSWHVEVDAWRNLHFSRM encoded by the coding sequence ATGACGGAACGCATCGGGATCGACACGGGCGGGACGTTCACGGATTTCGTGCACCTCAAGGATGGGGCGCCCGTCATTCGCAAGACGGCCACCACACCGGATGACCAGAGCCGCGCCGTGGGGGAAGGCGTACGGTTGCTCGGGGCCGGCGAAGCGGCGGCGATTGCGCATGGCACCACCACGGCCACGAATGCGCTTCTCGAACATCGCGGCGCGCGGTGCGCCCTCGTGACGACCAGAGGTTTCCGCGATGTCCTGGCGATCGGACGCCAGAATCGTCCCGCACTGTATGCGCTTTCCCAGCGCCGTCCGCCCCCGCTCGTGCCGGAGGACCTCCGGTTTGAAGTCACGGAGCGGGTGGCCGCCGACGGCTCGATCCTGACCCCTCTGGACGAGCGCGAAGTGGCCGAACTGGGGGAAACGCTGCAACATCTTGACGTGGCCGGTGTGGCCATCGTGTTTCTCTTCTCGTTTCTGTATCCGGAACATGAACGCAAAGCGGCGGAGATTCTGAAGGGATACCTTCCCGATGCGCGATTTTCGCTGAGCGCGGATATTCTGCCGGAATACCGGGAATACGAACGGACGGCCGCCACGGTCGTGAATGTTTATGTGCAGCCCATCGTGGCGCGGTATCTGGACCGGCTCGAACGCGCCGTGGCGCCCAGGCGGGTGCGCATCATGCAATCGAACGGGGGCGTCATCGGCACGAAACAGGCGGCTCGCCGTTCCGCCCGCCTGGTGCTCAGCGGGCCGGCCGGCGGGGTCGTGGGGGCCTTCCGGCTTGCCGGAACCGCGCTCGGCGAAAAGGCTCCGAAGATTCTCACCCTCGACATGGGAGGCACCAGTACGGACGTGGCGTTGTGTCCCGGCGAAATACCGCGCACCGCCGAAAGCGCCATTGCGGGATTGCCGCTGCGCCTTCCATCCGTCGATATCCATACGGTGGGCGCCGGCGGGGGGAGCATTGCCCATGCCGACGCAGCGGGAGCGCTTCATGTCGGCCCCGAGAGCGCCGGCGCCGTACCGGGCCCGGCATGCTACGGGCGGGGCGGCGATGCGCCTACCGTCACGGATGCGAATGTGACGCTGGGCCGGATCCTGCCCGACCGGTTTCTCGGGGGCGATTTCGCCCTTGACGCCGGCACGGCGCGGGATGCCGTGGAAAAACTGGGCCGTTCGCTGGGGCTGTCCCTCCACCAGACGGCGCTGGGCATCGTCCGGATCGCGAATGCGTCGATGGAGCGCGCCTTGCGCCGCGTATCCGTGGAGCGCGGGTACGATCCGAAGGACTATACGCTGGTCCCGTTCGGGGGCGCCGGCCCGCTGCATGCCTGCGAACTGGCGGATGCGCTCTCGATCCGTCGCATTCTGCTTCCTCCGCAGCCGGGCGTACTGAGCGCGCTGGGCCTGTTGATGGCGGATATCGTGTACGATACGTCCGTTTCGGCTCCCGACGACACGACCGGCCTCGAAGCCCTCTATGCGCAGGAAACCGAACGAATTCTGAATGTCTTTGCCGGGGAGGATGGCGGGACGCCCGCCATCGAAACCCTTGCGGATATGCGGTACCGGGGGCAGAGCTACGAATTGACCGTACCGATGGACCCCGCGAGCCCTGAGCGTGCCCGGGAGCGTTTTCATGAACAACACGCCCGCCGGTACGGGTACGCGATGCGGGACGCCGTCGTGGAGATCGTGACGCTGCGCGTGCGGGGAACGGCGGCAGGGGCCGAGGTTGTTCTGCCGCAGGACACGGATCGGGCCGGGGCGTCGGAGACCTCCGAAGCCGCGCAGGTCGGAGAGACCCCGGTCGTGCTGGATAGCGGCGAGGAGGTCATGGCGGCGCTGTACGACCGCGACCGGTTGCGCTGCGGACATGCGTTCGACGGTCCCGCCGTAGTGGCCCAGTACGATGCGACCGTTTTCGTTCCTCCCTCGTGGCATGTCGAAGTGGATGCCTGGCGTAATCTGCATTTCTCGAGAATGTGA
- the recO gene encoding DNA repair protein RecO: MIIRTEAIVLRSIQYGETSRIVTLFTREKGKVAVMARGALRPKSRFGSTLQPMSYVQAVLYWKDTRHVQTLSESSHIRTFGDLHKDLAALAYGQRVVELVQALMQDEDENLLVFQLLIDVLDRLNRHADRAEHLFYFFQLRLAGILGFAPHIDREAVERIPESGGALLLETGSVEPSEGRRNRETMRFATRRTLRAFAIVACADPDTIMQMRMDERTAAELGRLIEDFLRYHVEDTWPTRGSRVVKQLLNPR, from the coding sequence ATGATTATTCGTACTGAGGCCATCGTGCTCCGAAGCATCCAGTACGGCGAGACCAGCCGGATCGTCACGCTTTTCACCAGGGAGAAGGGCAAGGTGGCCGTTATGGCCCGGGGCGCGCTGCGGCCCAAAAGCCGATTCGGATCGACCCTGCAACCCATGTCGTATGTGCAGGCCGTGCTGTACTGGAAGGATACCCGGCATGTGCAGACCCTTTCCGAAAGCAGCCACATCCGGACATTCGGGGACCTGCACAAGGATCTTGCGGCGCTTGCGTACGGCCAGCGCGTGGTCGAACTCGTGCAGGCGCTGATGCAGGACGAAGACGAAAACCTGCTTGTGTTTCAGCTTCTGATCGATGTGCTGGACCGGCTGAATCGTCATGCGGACCGAGCCGAGCACCTGTTCTATTTTTTTCAGTTGCGGCTGGCGGGAATCCTTGGTTTTGCGCCGCACATCGACCGGGAAGCCGTCGAGCGCATCCCTGAATCCGGCGGCGCGCTCCTGCTGGAAACCGGCTCGGTGGAGCCGTCCGAGGGGCGCCGGAACCGCGAAACCATGCGCTTTGCCACGCGCCGGACCCTGCGCGCGTTCGCCATCGTCGCCTGCGCCGATCCCGATACGATCATGCAGATGCGCATGGACGAGCGCACGGCTGCGGAGCTGGGCCGGCTTATCGAGGATTTTCTGCGATACCACGTCGAGGACACCTGGCCAACCCGCGGCAGCCGCGTGGTGAAGCAACTCCTCAACCCCAGGTAA
- a CDS encoding hydantoinase B/oxoprolinase family protein produces the protein MDPILLELYRHRFSGVAEEMGVTLQRTSYSPNIKERLDFSCAVFDSRGGMVAQAAHIPVHLGAMPRSLEAALDAIDVWRPGDTVILNDPYAGGTHLPDITMISPVFVADRLVFFAASRAHHADVGGMSPGSLPLSGELYQEGVIIPPVKWRNEGRLAADLEKLVLRNVRTPEERRGDLAAQQAAHSVAETRLAALIDRHGAAEVEAYAAHLSVWSERLLREHIRQWPDGVFRFEDTLEIAPGEAPNGEEAIIRVAARIEGDGVTFDFEGTSPAVTGSLNAVLPITESACYYAVRCLAASDIPMNAGCFAPVRVTAPPGCLVHADPPHAVSAGNVETSQRIVDAVFGALAQAMPARVSAAGQGTMNNLTIGGSRADGSPYAYYETIGGGMGASAGADGLSGVHVHMSNTLNTPVEALEMTFPFRIETYALRRGSGGAGERRGGDGLIRAYRLLRPATVTVISERRETPPWGLQGGAPGACGRNTLVRPGGGEETLPAKFSRRLEAGDVLRIETPGGGGWGRE, from the coding sequence ATGGACCCGATTCTCCTCGAACTCTACCGGCATCGTTTCTCAGGGGTCGCTGAGGAAATGGGCGTTACGCTGCAGCGCACGTCCTATTCGCCCAATATCAAGGAGCGGCTGGATTTCTCGTGCGCCGTGTTCGACAGCCGCGGCGGGATGGTGGCCCAGGCGGCGCACATTCCGGTACATCTCGGCGCCATGCCGCGCAGCCTCGAAGCCGCGCTGGACGCCATCGATGTATGGCGCCCCGGCGACACGGTCATTCTGAACGATCCCTATGCAGGCGGCACGCACTTGCCGGACATCACCATGATCTCCCCGGTGTTCGTGGCCGACCGCCTCGTGTTCTTTGCCGCCAGCCGGGCCCACCACGCCGACGTGGGGGGCATGAGTCCCGGGTCGCTTCCGCTTTCGGGCGAATTGTACCAGGAAGGCGTCATTATCCCCCCCGTGAAATGGCGCAACGAGGGCAGGCTCGCAGCCGACCTGGAGAAACTCGTATTGCGTAATGTCCGCACGCCGGAAGAGCGGCGCGGCGATCTGGCTGCGCAACAGGCGGCGCACTCGGTGGCCGAGACGCGGCTTGCGGCATTGATCGACCGCCACGGCGCGGCTGAGGTCGAAGCGTATGCGGCGCATTTGTCGGTCTGGAGCGAACGCCTGCTTCGCGAGCATATCCGGCAATGGCCGGACGGGGTTTTCCGGTTCGAGGATACCTTGGAAATCGCTCCCGGCGAAGCGCCGAACGGGGAAGAGGCGATTATCCGGGTGGCGGCCCGTATCGAGGGGGACGGCGTCACGTTCGATTTTGAGGGGACTTCCCCCGCCGTGACCGGTTCGCTGAACGCGGTGCTCCCTATCACGGAGTCCGCCTGTTACTATGCGGTGCGCTGTCTGGCCGCCTCCGACATTCCCATGAATGCGGGATGTTTTGCGCCCGTGCGGGTTACGGCTCCGCCGGGGTGCCTCGTGCACGCCGATCCGCCCCATGCGGTGTCCGCCGGCAACGTCGAAACCTCGCAACGCATCGTGGATGCGGTTTTCGGCGCCCTCGCACAGGCCATGCCGGCGCGCGTGTCGGCAGCCGGGCAGGGCACGATGAACAACCTGACCATCGGGGGCTCCCGCGCCGACGGGTCGCCCTATGCGTACTACGAAACCATCGGGGGAGGCATGGGCGCTTCCGCCGGGGCGGACGGTCTGAGCGGCGTACACGTACACATGAGCAACACGCTGAACACGCCGGTCGAAGCGCTGGAGATGACGTTTCCGTTTCGCATCGAGACCTATGCGCTGCGCCGGGGGAGCGGCGGGGCGGGCGAGCGACGGGGCGGAGATGGTCTGATTCGCGCCTACCGGTTGCTCCGGCCCGCCACCGTTACGGTAATCAGCGAACGGCGGGAGACGCCTCCGTGGGGGTTGCAGGGCGGTGCGCCCGGCGCCTGCGGACGCAATACGCTCGTACGGCCCGGCGGCGGGGAAGAAACGCTGCCCGCGAAGTTCAGCCGGCGGCTCGAAGCCGGCGATGTGCTGCGGATCGAAACGCCGGGCGGCGGGGGTTGGGGCAGGGAATGA